The following coding sequences are from one Lolium rigidum isolate FL_2022 chromosome 6, APGP_CSIRO_Lrig_0.1, whole genome shotgun sequence window:
- the LOC124664761 gene encoding uncharacterized protein LOC124664761, translating into MVKGMPKSRPIEAAAEVVFDPSVSGTRKPRRADAPSSTSEYHHFMGSSLSNMYHKPPPEKSADTSDEEPDDIDIDKLLKDVELFGASTWKDRKQIQNRKVVELGGKAIKKQRTPLSVAKPAMKNQQKREQKKIEEERLLGIFRKRDKGNKFEKTRPEDRVLKATEGRFKNGILDVKHLMGAPKPSSSFRDAPEREMRGKGKKGGKGKGKGKGKQKGGRRNRR; encoded by the exons ATggtgaaggggatgcccaagtcaaGACCTATCGAAGCGGCGGCCGAGGTGGTCTTCGACCCGTCGGTCTCTGGCACCCGGAAGCCCCGCCGCGCCGATGCGCCGTCGTCGACCAGCGAGTACCACCACTTCATG GGATCGAGTCTTTCAAATATGTACCACAAGCCACCTCCGGAGAAATCCGCTGACACGTCTGACGAGGAGCCTGATGACATTGATATTGACAAGTTGTTGAAAGATGTCGAGCTTTTCG GTGCCTCTACATGGAAGGACCGGAAGCAAATACAGAATCGCAAAGTAGTTGAACTGGGTGGAAAG GCCATTAAGAAGCAGCGTACACCGTTATCTGTAGCAAAGCCAGCTATGAAGAATCAGCAGAAAAGGGAACAAAAGAAAATTGAAGAG GAAAGACTGCTTGGGATATTCAGGAAACGAGACAAGGGCAACAAGTTTGAGAAGACTAGACCAGAGGACAGAGTACTCAAGGCAACTGAAGGGCGGTTCAAGAACGGTATTCTCGATGTGAAGCACCTGATGGGAGCACCGAAACCATCTTCTTCGTTCAGGGATGCGCCAGAGCGCGAGATGAGAGGAAAGGGTAAGAAAGGTGGGAAAGGGAAAGGAAAGGGTAAAGGGAAGCAGAAGGGAGGCCGAAGAAACAGACGTTGA